The following DNA comes from Teredinibacter haidensis.
TAGCTCTCGCCTGCCGGAAGTGATTGTTACTTCCGGTGTCGTCTCTTTGAATTGTTTGTTAGAGCGTAGGTGTAACCCTAGTGCCTGCGCGATCGTAAATAGCTCAGCCCCTCCTTTTTCCCCCTTAATCAAAGCAATGAAATAGACAGCGCCGACTCACTAAAAGAAGGCAGTAGCTATGCCTAAAAAGCAGCTACTGTATTTTGGTCGTGGTGCAGAAGTTTAATCTTGGATGAAAGATTATTGGTTCCTGTTCCCTTTTTAATGACTTTCACTAGAGCTTGGTGGTTAAGAACCTTGTTTTTTACCGGGGCGCGTTTATAGTGGCAAAAAAATTGCTAATAACAAACCTGTTTAGTATCAGTGTGGAATACAGTGTATTTCACAACAATTTAGGGGTAGGCGTATGGAAACCTGGGTAAATTTTCTTAACGGTATTATCTGGAGCCCGGTGTTAATTTATCTTTGCCTGGGAGCTGGGCTTTTTTATTCGATTCTTACTCGCTTCGTACAGGTACGGCTTTTCTCCGAAATGTGGAAGCTTTTGCTTTCAGGCAAAAGTTCGGAACAGGGAATCTCTTCTTTTCAAGCGTTGACCGTGTCGCTCTCGGGCCGGGTCGGTACCGGTAATATTGCTGGTGTTGCTGCCGCTATTGGTTTTGGTGGTCCGGGTGCGGTGTTTTGGATGTGGTTGGTGGCGTTTCTTGGCGCTGCAACGGCCTATGCCGAATCAACTCTGGCGCAAATCTATAAAGAGGAGCAGGAGCCGGGGGGGCAGTATCGAGGCGGCCCGGCTTTCTATATTGAAAAGGCCATGGGGCAAAAATGGTACGCATGGCTTTTTGCCGTTTCTACCATAGTTGCCTGCGGCTTTTTGTTGCCTGGGGTGCAGGCCAATAGTATCAGTATGGCGGCCTCTATGGCCTTCGGTAGCGGAGATTTAATTGAGACCAGTTTCGGCGTGCTCAGCCAGGCACAAATTTTAACGGGAACAATCGTCGTTTTGATGCTCGGCTTCATCATTTTTGGGGGCGTGAAACGTATTGCGTATGTTGCTCAGGTTGTTGTTCCTTTTATGGCGTTGGCCTATATTCTGATTGCTGTTGTGATTGTTTTATTAAATGTTGCGGAGCTACCGAGAATATTCGGATTAATTATCGGCGATGCTTTCACTCCAATGGCGGGTGTAGGGGCGGCTATTGGCTGGGGAGTTAAGCGAGGTGTTTATTCCAACGAGGCTGGCCAGGGAACCGGCCCCCACGCGGCGGCGGCAGCCGAAGTACAGCATCCAGCCCAGCAGGGGTTGGTACAGGCTTTTTCCGTATATTTCGATACCTTGTTTGTGTGTTCAGCAACAGCTTTTATGATTTTAATTACCGATACTTACAATGTTCAGCTAGGAGAAGCCTTTTTGGTGCAGAATATTGCCGCAGATATTGCAGCAAACGGTCCCTCGTATACACAAATGGCGATTGAGAGTGTAATGCCGGGTGTTGGAAATCCCTTTGTTGCTGTCGCACTATTCTTTTTCTCCTTCACCACCATTCTTGCTTACTATTACATTGCGGAAACTAATGTGGCTTATATCAATCGTGTATTCCATATTCCGGGTTTGGATTTTGGCTTGAAGGTTGTGATATTGGGCGCGACCTTTTATGGAGCCGTAAAAACGGCGAACCTTGCATGGGCGTTGGGCGACGTCGGTGTTGGCGTAATGGCGTGGTTAAATATTATCGGTATTATCATTATTTTCTTTTTATCAAAACCTGCAATAAAGGCGCTGAAAGATTATGAATCACAGCGTAAGCAAGGAGTAGAACACTACGTGTTTGATCCTGTGAAATTAGGGATTAAGAAAGCAGATTTTTGGGAGAAAAAGCATCGTGAGGCTCCAATATCTGAGCACGGAGAAATTTAACGATAATAAGAGGTTCTGACGTTAGCGATTGCCATGCTTTTGATGAGCGAAGTAAAGAGCATGTTTTGAGGGTGCTTGGCGTCGGGCGTGCTTAGTTGGCAAATTTGACAAGCCCTGACGATAAGATCACAAAACTATGGTTTGCTTCGTGAATGCAAGAGGGGCAAACGTTAGTATTGAGTGCTGACTTCTGCATGAGGGGCTGGAACACTCAATGAAAACGGTAAAATTATTCGCGAGCAGTTTGATCGGGCTGCTCGTTATACAAGGTGCTCTTGCGCAGAATGTCTCGTCTTTAAATACGCAAGTTCAAGGTTCAGCTGGTAGTGATCAGCCATCATTAAAACTTCAAGTTATAGATCCCTATGCGGATGTCCACTCGGGGCCTGGACGAGGCTACCCGGTATTTTATGCAGTGGAAGAGGGTGAGGCAATCCGGATTTTGGCACAGCGGCCAGGTTGGTATGAAATCCGGCTACAAAATGGACGCACCGGCTGGGTAACGGCGGCACAGATTTCACGTACTATTCAGGATACGGGTGAGCCTGCCGACTTGCCAACAGTCAGTTATGGTGATTACCTGAAAAACAGCTTTCGAGTGGGTTTTACTTCGGGCGCCTATACTAGCGGGGAGCTCGAAGGCGCCGATGTCTGGAGCGCTACGGGTGGTTATCGCGCGAATGGTTGGCTGGAGCTCGAAGGTGAGTATGGGAAAGTGTACGGCGACGATATACGGGGCGATTTCTATGGCGTTAACGCGTTAATCGAACCCTTTTCCCAGTGGCAGTTCTCCCCATATTTGGTGCTTGGAGTTGGGACTATGGATATAGATTCGCAGCCAAAATTGATCCCACTGGAAATCGGAAAATCGGATTTTAAAAATTACGGCATCGGTGGTAATTACTATTTGGGAAGAAATTTTCTCGTAAAAATAGAATACCGCTCCCATACCGTATCAACAGATGATAGTGATGTGGAACTAGGCGCATGGAAAATAGGATTCAACACCTTCTTTTAGCGGTACTGAAGCAGACTGTTAAGCACGCAATCTTACCTCTGGCTCTCGCGGTTCCGGCAGCTAATAGTGTGGATGCCATAGATTCCGAGGTCTTCGAATTTGGCGTAAGCGCTGGAGTACTGAACATTGAAGATTTTAGCAGCGAATATACGTTGGGAGCCAATGTCAGCTTTAAGGCAACGGAAGACTTCTTTCTTCAGTTTAATTACCTACAGGCAGATGCGGGTCTATCTTCGTATGAAAAAAGTCAGGGGCAGTCATTCGGTGGAGGTGATCGAACCTTTCAGCATTTTGATCTGTTGTTAGGCTACAATCTATTTCAGGCCGAATTTTTTACCGGCGACTCCACTGCAAATTTATCCGCGTTTTATCTTGTTGGGGGAGTGGGTAATACCGAGTTTGGAGGGGAAGCCAGTTTTACTTATACGGTAGGCGCTGGCTATCAGGTGGCGATTGCACGAAAAATTATCGTGCGGGCCGACTACAGAGACTATATGTACACTTCAATCCTTAGCGATAGCGACAAGACAACCCACAATGGCGGTATTACTTTGGGAGTGGGTTATCTTTTTTAAAGGCGCCGCTCTACTTTAAAACAGCGCATTTAGGCCCACGACAAATTCTGTATTGTGGGTCGTTTTACTGTCTCCAATAAAGTCGCGATTAGCAATATGATCGCGGATATCCATATTCATAACCAACCAGTCGGTTAGCACAGTTCTGTAGCTGCCTCCTAGCATTAACCCGGTTTTACTATTGTCGGCAAAATCGTATTGCCCTAGGCCTGCGAGTATATAAATATCCGTGTTTAGCTTTGTGTTTCGCCCAAAAAATGACCGGCCTTTTAATACTTTATATCCTCCGCTAAGTGAGAAATATCGAAAGTTACGATCGCTATCCGAAATAAAATCAGACGCATTGAGCTCTTCGAAGGTGGCCTGGCTGACCTTGGATGAGCCGTAGTTGGCTTGCGCGATAATCAAATCACTAACGTGGTAAGTAAAAGACAGGCCACTAGATAAGTTGGAGTTAAAGTCTTCGATATTGATCACACCCAAACCGATACCTAGTTCAAATTTTTCCGTATCTATTTGTGCAGCTTTTACAGCTGACGGCTTTTTTTCTGGCTCAATAATGGGCTGGTCTGCTGGTTTGCTCAGGTTTCCAATGGTGCCGCCGTTCTCCTGGGCTATAACTAATGATGAAAACACAATCGTAAATAATAGGATATTTATTCTCAATGGTGCCAATAAACAACTGTTTTGCATGGTTTTTCCTTTTAGCTCTGCCGAGGCTAAGCAGCTGAGGCAAGGTGTTTTAAGTCAGAAGGGCAATATTAAATAAATTGGTCGCAAAGCTGATGTTATCTGGTTCTCAGTATGACTATGGAGCCTCAAAGGAATATAGGAATTTATTATGAATGCGAGTATGTTGTATGCACATACTTTATGTTGTGTTGCTTGTGGTTGGTGTTTTAATTTTTCGTAAAGTGTGAGGCGCGTCCCAATTATAGCGCGCGTTTACAATATTTCATTTCGTGTTAGTTCGCATTTTTCAGCGATTTTTAAAGTGTTAGAAGTTAAGTGGAATCGGTTTGTCGTAGAGAGATAGATATATGAGGAAACAAAATTATCAGCTAAAGGCGCTAGCCATTGTGCTCGTTTGCTGTTTGTTTTGCAGTAACGGTTTTACACAGGAAGAAAATCGTAAAATTGAAAATCCTCAGGGTTCCAGTGATAACGCGTGGGTGAATTCCGTCAATGTAGAGCAGTTTGCGGAGCAGACCATTGACGGGGAGCTGGATGGAATGAGTGAATTGCAGGCCATCGCCAGTAATATTCAGGATCTTAAAGCGGATGTGATTGTACTTAATAAAGATTTACGAAAAATGGAAGAAAAATTGTTGTTTCCTTCCAATACGCGCTACACCGTTTTTGTTTCGCTCACCACCGGTCAGTTTTTTGCATTGGAGGGGGTGAAGTTAAAAATAGATGGGAAGCTGGTCGCTAGCCACGTGTATTCCGAGAAGCAGCGTACGGCGCTCTCCCGAGGAGGAGTGCATAAACTCTACGACACCAATTTAAACGAAGGCATTCACACTATTACGGCGTTTTTTACTGGCCTGGGGTTGGATGGCCGGCCGTATAAGCGTGCTGCGAACCTCGAGTTCGAAAAAAGTTTAGGTAGTGAGTTTTTAGAGTTGTCAGTTATTGACAATGGAGCCACCCAGGAACCAGAGTTTGAATTGAAGCGGTGGTAATGTGTCGATGCGAGGTAATGGGAATATACAGCAGAGAATCTTCGGTAAAGCTCAGTTAAAGCGTTTGGCCATTGTTGGCCTGATCGTCTTGTTTTCTGGCAATTGCTATTCACAGGTTCGTTCTCATGTGGTTTCCGGCAGCGAGCTGGAATATGGTCCAGTTCTGTTTGAGTACTATCAGCAAGACTATTTTAATGGCTTGGTTGAACATGGTTACGCTCAGGCGGCAGAAAATAGAGTAGCCGTTGGGGCCGCATCACAATTGCTAGCGGGTAGCATGATGCTGCGCTACGGTATGCCCGATAATGCGATGAAAATTTTTCATGCCTTGTTAGATGAAAACAGCAATACAGAAGTGCGTAATCGCGCTTGGTATCACTTGGCTCGTCTTTATTACAATAAATCGGATAAGCCCAGCGCGAATCGTGCGTTGAATCGCATCGAGGGTGAGATCCCTCCGGCTTTGCATATTGAATATCATTACCTCGCTTCGCTGATTAAAAATGACGGTAATCATATACAGGCAGCAAGTGAATCTATAGCGGGCCTATCAGACAGGCTACCGCAATACTCCTATTTGTTGTTTAACCTTGCCGTGACCCAGCTGCGTTTGGGTAATGTATTGGACGCAGTATTAAACCTAGAAGATATTGCCAGCTACAGCGGAGATAATCGAGAGCTACAGGCTTTGACTGATCGTGCCAAGCACGGCTTAGCTCAGATGGCTACGCAAGCCCAGGATCTACCGCGTGCGTGGGCTTACCTCACCGGAATTCGTACAACGGGTTTGTATTCCAACCGGGCATTGCTGAGCTATGCTTGGACGGCAATTAATATGAAGTTATATAACGAAGCGATTCCTGCGTTGCAATTACTGGATCAGCGTTCAATTGCGATACCGGAAGTGCAGGAAGCCAAGGTTTTGCTCGCCCACCTGTACGAACAGGACGGTTCCCCACGTAAAGCGCTTAAAAGTAATCTACTTGCCGAAAAGGCCTTTCAGCAGGGCTTGGCATCGCTAGATCGGGCGCGGGAAATTATTGCGCGTCGCGATGTGCCGCGGGAGTTTATCGAAAACCTTGAAGCCATTATGGACGAAAGTGACTGGTATGCAGCTAATGCTAGCGTGGACTATAAAACCTTAACGCCCTTTCTAATCGATTTGATGGCGAGCCACCCTTTCAACGAAACCCTAAAAGACCTCGCTGCTCTCTATGCGCTGGAAGATAACCTTATCTATTGGCTGACGCAAACAAGTGAACACAAATTGATATTGGGCAATGCCGTCGATAAAACTGTTCAGAGCGAATTGCAGGAATTGTTACAGAGAAGCGACGAAATTAACGAAAGGTTTCGCGATCAAAAAGCAGAGATTAAGCTCACTACCCTGACGCTTGAGCAAGAAGAAAAAGAACGCTTTGATGTACTCATTGAGAGCGCCGAGCACGATTTAATGATACTTGACGATAAAATAAAGCAATTGAAAAAGGTCAGAAAGCCCTACGTACAACCGGCAGAATATGTACCCTTGGTCGATGAAAATCATAAGCGCATAGAAACAGAGCTGGCGAGAACACGACTTTTTATTCAGCAGCTGGAACCCGTTATGCGCAAGCTGGTGACGGCTGAATTAAAAACACATGAAGAGCGAATGCGCTACTATTGGGCGCAGTCGCGCCTGGCAAAAGCGAGGCTTTTCGATTCCACATTGTTAACTCTGGAAAAAGCGAAATCGCAATCGGATGCGGAATCATCTGAATCAGAGAAGAGGTAAGAATGGCTTATAACCGACCAATAATATTTTCGCTTTGTACCGCCGTAGTACTGCTCTCGGCCTGTAGTACTTCAAATAATCAGAAAACACTGGGCCAGCTGGAGTATAAGCCGGAAAGAGAAATGGAAGTTGCCGTGGAAACCATGAATCACGAACAGGTTCGTGAAGAGTATCGCGAATTACTCAATTTGTTTGAAGACAAACAGCTAAAAGAGCAAATTCAGAGGCGTATTGCCGATGTGTACATGATGGAAGGTGTACAGCAGCAAAATAGTGATCAAGGTCAGCCTAAGAGCTATTACGTAGAGGCTATTAAGTCGTACCGCGAAGTTCTGCAGAAATACCCTGACTCTCCCGATAACGCAGAGGTACTTTACCAGTTAGCTAAAGCTTATGACATGGAAGGTAATCAGAAAGATGCACTGGTTATGCTCGAGCAGTTAACTCGTCGTCATCCGTACTATCAGAATATTGCTGAAGCGCATTTCCGAATGGCCGATATTTATTTTTCCCACCAACGCTACCGACCGGCCGAGAAGGCATATCAAGCGGTTGCCTTATCGGGCCAGGAAAAATTTGTCGTTAACGCCCACTATATGCTCGCTTGGTCTCATTACAAGCAATCCCAGTACCGCAAAAGTTTAAGCTCTTTCGCCGTTGTTCTAGATTACCTATTGGTTGAATCGTTGGATCCTCAACAGCTCAGCAAAGCGCATCAATCCATGCTTGGTGATACCCTTCATTCGGTTAGTCTCGCGGTAGACAAGCTAGGTGGCGCATCTTCCATAAAGACAGTAGACGTTCTGCTCGGAAAACCCTACTCATGGATGCTGTACGACGATCTTGGTGATTATTATCTCGAAAAAGAGCTATACGAGGTTGCTGCTGAATCCTATCGTGAATTCGTTACTCTTTACCCTCAATCAGGAAAGGCGCCAGGGTTGCACAAAAAACTGGTGGATACCTATGTACAGGGGGGCTTCCCGAGTCAGGCTCTAGCGGAAAAAGAAACCTATATCGCCGCCTACGGCATCCATTCGCAATACGCAGCTAACATTAACGGTATTCGCGATGACATTAAACCGGTATTAAAAACCTACCTTGAAGAATTGGCTCAGCACAATCACGCGTCTGGTCAGGATTTACTGGCGACTATTGATGACAAAAAGAAAAAACCGATTGAGGATAAAAAGCTTGCCAATATGCAGTCCAAGGCGGTGGTCTATTTAGATAAAGCTGCCGCTTTTTATCAAACCTTTATCGATACGTTCCCGGGAGACGAGCGTGTAGATGAGATGCGCTTTATGAAGGCCGAAGTGCTGTTCGAAGCCATGCACTATGAACTCGCCATTGCTGATTACGAGAGGGTGGCCTATAGCCCGGTCGGCACCAGCGCAACCGAGCAGGCGCCGAATGCCGGCTATGCCGCCATTATTTGTTACGAAAAAGTGATCGATTACAAACAGGAAGGTAACGACGAAGTTAAAAAATGGCAGGCACAGGCCGTTGAAAGTATGTTGCGCTTCTCGCAAACTTTCGATAGTGATGAGCGCTCACCCTCGGTGCTTACCAGTGCAGCCGAATATATGTTTAGCCTCGATCACTATCAACGCGCGGTGGATATTACTAACGCGTTAATTGCTAATAACGAAGGTTTGGATAAAGAGCTTAAAGAAACTGCCTACGGGATTATGGCCCACTCATTTTTTAAATTGGAGCGTTATACGGATGCAGAGAAGGCTTATCTTAGCCAGCGGAATTTGGTGGGTAAATCCTCTGATGAATACGGCGCAATAAGCGAGCGCTTGGCCAGCGCCGTATATAAGTACTCGGAGGGGTTGGCTGATTCCGGTGAAATGGCCCAGGCGGCTGACAATTTTCTACGTATTAAAGCATTGGCGCCAAATTCCAGTGTGCGTGCAACGGCGCAGTACGATGCGGTTGTTATGTTGCTGGGGCTGGAGGCGTGGTCACGTGCAATCCCAGAGCTGTTGGAGCTTAGAACGCTTTATCCCGAACACAAAATGGCTGTTGAGTATCCTCGTCAGTTGGCATTTGCCTATGAAAAAAGTGAGCAGTGGTCATTCGCTGCTGAAGAATACCTAGCTTTAAGTAATAAAGACCCAGAAGATGAAATTAAGCGAGAAGCATTATTTTTATCGGCAACAATGTATGAGAAAAACAAGAACCACACCACAGCAGTCGAGCTGTATAAACGATACGCTTATACCTATGAACAACCGTTTGATATTCGTATGGAAGCACGGTATCACCTAGCAACTAATTACGAAGCTCTTGGTGATACGAGTAAAAAATTATATTGGTTAAGACGAATTGTTGATGGAGACAAAAGTGGGGGCGATTTTCGTACGGAACGTAGTCGATGGTTGGGTGCCTGGGCTAATATGGAATACGGTAATTATTTTGCCTATGAATTCAAACAGGCTCGCTTGCGGTTACCGTTGATAAATAGTCTACCAAGAAAGAATGAAAAACTTCAAAGCGCGCTTCAGCGTTATCAGTCGGCAGCAGATTACGGTTTTCTGGAGTTTGTGACGGAGTCGAGCTTTAAAATAGGAAGTCTGTACCAAGTATTTGCAAAAGAGTTACGAGATTCACCTGTTCCATCTGGAATGTCCGGAGGCGATCAGCAAACTTATCGTGAAATTATTGAGGAACAGGCGCAGCCTTTTGAATTGTTGGCAACGGAAGTTCACACGGCAAATATTAGCCGAGCCTGGAATGGTGAATTTAATTCATGGATTGAAAAAAGTTTTAGTGAAATGCGGGTGCTGAGCCCTGAACGATTTAACAAAGACGAGCAGATTGTGAGTTATGGCGATGAAATACGTTAACAGCAGCGTACAAAAAGCAGTCACTTTGTTGGCTGTAGCTATGCTCATGCTTGGCTGTGGAACATCCAGCCGGGTAAAAGATGGCACGCTTGCAGGAGTTGCGCCTAAGCTTGTGCCTACCGAGGTTTACCTTCCCATTGATCAGTTCGATAAAGAAGGCGTAAAGCTTCCTTATGAAGTGAGTATAAACCCTTATGCGGAACAATCCGGCCGCATTAAAAAGGAATCGGTTACTCGTTATATTGAAGCTCGAAGGGCCTACAAGTCTAAAGAGTACGCGGTTGCAGCAGAAAAACTGCATGCGTTGACAAGGGAAGACGAAAAACTCTCCGGCCCCTGGGTCATGCTCGGTGATATTGCTACGAAACAGGGTGAGAAGGATGATGCTACTGAGCTCTATCAGAAAGCTATTGAGGTCAATGCACAAAACATCAATGCTTATATTCGGTTGGCAAAAGTTTTACGAATACAAGGGCAGTTTATTCAAGCGCAAAACCTCTACGCGGAAGCGCTTGCCCTTTGGCCAGATTTTCCCGAGGCGCATTTAAACTTGGCTATTTTGTACGATATCTATATGAATATGCCGAAAGCCGCGCAACAGCATATGGAAACTTACCAGTTTTTAACAGGTAATAAAGACGAGCAGGTTGCGACTTGGTTAGTAGACCTTCGGTCGCGAACAGGGCTTGAATACAGTATTCGAGCGGGGCAGCTTATTACCATGCCGGCCTTATCCATTGCCGGAGATGTGAAATGATGCGATTGATTCTAGCCGCCGTGTTGTTGATGATAAGCACACTTTCTTATGCTGAAAAGGCCGAGAAGAAAAAATCAGTTTCGGAAGATGAAGCTAACGCTTACTACAAATTGGAATCGACGTTCGTTGGTGACAAGGAACAGCCAGCCGTCAGTTATTTTATCCCCTGGAAGGGTACCTCCACTCCCGACAAATTGCAGTGGGATCTGGATGTAAAGTACGACCAGACCCTAGAAATAATAGATCGCGATATCGTTGTTCGATCTATGAATATTTATGACGAAATGCAGCTGGAATCCGCCGGAACCAGTGAGTAACCAAGGCAAGAAAGAGAAAACGTTATGACAGATGTATATAGTATTATCGTTAAATTTTTTCAGGATGGCGGCTTCTTCCTTATTCCGATTGGCATCGTGTTTTTTATCGGGCTGGCAATAGCCGTCGAACGCTGGATTTTTCTGGGTTGGGAAAAATCGCGTAACAGGAAAGCCTTTTCTGATTTCCTTCCATTGCTGCGTTCAACCGAAATGGACAAGATGCATATGTACACCCGCGAGAATCAAGCGCCGGTGGTACGCATTATCGGTTGCGGGCTAGATATGATGAAAGTCTCGCGTAACCGTGCAGATGTTGAGAACGCCATGAACGAAGGAATGCTAGAAGCAATGCCTCGCCTTGAACAGCGTACCGGGTATCTCTCTGTATTGGCAAACGTTGCAACCTTGCTTGGTTTGCTTGGGACGATTATTGGTTTGATCGGCGCGTTTACCGCCGTTGCCAATGCTGATCCGGCAGAGAAGTCTACGCTATTGTCTCTATCCATTTCTGTCGCCATGAATACCACGGCTTTTGGTTTGATCGCCGCCATTCCTTTACTGGTGTTAAATGCGATTTTGCAAAACAAAACCAAGTCTATCGTTACCAGTGTTGAAATGTCTGCGGTTAAGTTTCTAAACATTATGACGCTGCATCGTTTTATCGAGGCCAGCTTGCCAAGGCAGCCGGAAGTCACTGCGCCATCACCCTTCGCGACTACACCCTCTGCGCCGGTAGCGGCGACAGTACAGCAGAGCACGGTGGTAGCACCGGTTGATGCGGTTCAGCCGCAGGTGGAAACTCCGCAAAATGGAAGTGCGGGTGGTTCCCTTGATAATGGCAACTACGTGCCGGCATAAGTTGAGCGGTTATGAATTTCAATAAGTTTTCTTACAAAGGGACCGACGACGAAGAGCTGGACGTAACGTCCTTCATGAATCTTATGATCGTTCTTGTTCCCGTTCTTTTATTGAGCATGACCTTTACTCAGGTCACCGTATTGGACGTAAAACTGCCTGATTTAACAGGTGGCATATACAACAGTGACGACTCTCAATCACAGCTTGAAGTGTTGGTGGATGAAAGTGGTTTTAAGATTATCTATCCCACCGATGTTGTAATTCAGGAGATTCCGTTGCGAACGGAAATATTGGCATCTGGAGAAGAGGTCGAGGTGTTGGACTACCGAACCCTGTCCAGTGTATTGCAAGGGGTTAAGCAGCAATTGCCGGAAAAACGCGATGCCGTGGTAACCGCAGATGCGGGTGTAAATTATCAGAGCCTGATTTCAACTATGCAGACGGTCAAGTCTTATCAAACCGTTGTGGCTGCAAATTTGGTCGATGTAGAACTATTTCCCGAAATTTCGCTGGGTGATGAGAGTTAAAAGATGATTGGTAATACCGTTTTTTATCAGCGAGAAAACAAAGCGCCTTCGGC
Coding sequences within:
- a CDS encoding ExbD/TolR family protein, with the translated sequence MNFNKFSYKGTDDEELDVTSFMNLMIVLVPVLLLSMTFTQVTVLDVKLPDLTGGIYNSDDSQSQLEVLVDESGFKIIYPTDVVIQEIPLRTEILASGEEVEVLDYRTLSSVLQGVKQQLPEKRDAVVTADAGVNYQSLISTMQTVKSYQTVVAANLVDVELFPEISLGDES
- a CDS encoding tetratricopeptide repeat protein, which translates into the protein MAMKYVNSSVQKAVTLLAVAMLMLGCGTSSRVKDGTLAGVAPKLVPTEVYLPIDQFDKEGVKLPYEVSINPYAEQSGRIKKESVTRYIEARRAYKSKEYAVAAEKLHALTREDEKLSGPWVMLGDIATKQGEKDDATELYQKAIEVNAQNINAYIRLAKVLRIQGQFIQAQNLYAEALALWPDFPEAHLNLAILYDIYMNMPKAAQQHMETYQFLTGNKDEQVATWLVDLRSRTGLEYSIRAGQLITMPALSIAGDVK
- a CDS encoding MotA/TolQ/ExbB proton channel family protein, with product MTDVYSIIVKFFQDGGFFLIPIGIVFFIGLAIAVERWIFLGWEKSRNRKAFSDFLPLLRSTEMDKMHMYTRENQAPVVRIIGCGLDMMKVSRNRADVENAMNEGMLEAMPRLEQRTGYLSVLANVATLLGLLGTIIGLIGAFTAVANADPAEKSTLLSLSISVAMNTTAFGLIAAIPLLVLNAILQNKTKSIVTSVEMSAVKFLNIMTLHRFIEASLPRQPEVTAPSPFATTPSAPVAATVQQSTVVAPVDAVQPQVETPQNGSAGGSLDNGNYVPA